One Acidobacteriota bacterium genomic region harbors:
- the xseA gene encoding exodeoxyribonuclease VII large subunit produces the protein MSQQGFRFQSGRRIVKVGELMADLRDRLESDYRDIWVQGEIRDFAAPPSGHYYFALKDEEGRLRCACFRMQARYLKFRPENGMEVVARGSLSVYPPRGDVQLIVQFMEPLGDGARQVAFEQLKRRLQAEGLFDAERKKPLPLLPSKIGLVTSPAGAAVRDVLNVLKRRNDRLDVLIHPARVQGSGAGQEIAAAVRKLGQRDDLDVIIVARGGGSSEDLWEFNDEGVARAIFACRVPVISAVGHEIDFTLADFVADLRAPTPSAAAEIVSAARDELQQRLAQGRRRLRHAVSLKIQRERHRLHALASNRTFVDAEGSLRYYSQRLDELGARLGKTLPPRLPLLHQRTGQLRRSLSREMRHLTRARHTRLSSLQSQLNAFSPQAVLERGYAIVQRPDHKVVRAPQDAPPGERLHIRVARGRFLAERIEDDEV, from the coding sequence ATGTCTCAGCAAGGATTCCGCTTTCAGTCCGGCCGCCGCATCGTCAAGGTGGGCGAATTGATGGCCGATCTGCGCGATCGGCTGGAAAGCGATTACCGCGACATCTGGGTTCAAGGCGAGATCCGCGACTTCGCGGCCCCCCCTTCCGGGCACTACTATTTCGCCCTCAAGGATGAAGAAGGACGACTGCGCTGCGCCTGCTTCCGCATGCAGGCCCGCTACCTCAAGTTCCGTCCTGAGAACGGGATGGAAGTGGTGGCGCGGGGGAGTCTTTCCGTCTACCCTCCCCGGGGCGACGTGCAGTTGATCGTGCAGTTCATGGAACCCTTGGGCGACGGAGCCCGCCAAGTGGCCTTCGAACAACTCAAGCGGCGCCTCCAGGCCGAGGGCCTTTTCGACGCCGAGCGGAAGAAACCGCTCCCTCTGCTGCCTTCCAAGATCGGCCTGGTCACCTCGCCCGCCGGAGCCGCGGTCCGCGACGTCCTCAATGTCCTCAAACGACGCAATGACCGGCTGGATGTGCTCATCCATCCGGCCCGCGTGCAGGGCAGCGGGGCCGGGCAGGAGATCGCCGCAGCGGTACGAAAGCTGGGGCAGCGCGACGATCTCGACGTCATCATCGTGGCCCGCGGGGGAGGCTCCAGCGAAGACCTGTGGGAGTTCAACGACGAGGGAGTGGCGCGCGCCATCTTCGCCTGCCGGGTCCCCGTTATCTCGGCGGTGGGGCACGAAATCGACTTCACACTGGCCGATTTCGTGGCCGACCTGCGAGCTCCCACACCTTCGGCGGCCGCTGAAATCGTCTCCGCCGCCCGCGACGAACTGCAGCAGCGGCTGGCCCAAGGCCGTCGCCGCCTGCGCCACGCCGTCTCCCTCAAAATCCAAAGGGAACGCCACAGACTGCATGCGCTGGCCTCCAACCGCACCTTCGTCGATGCGGAAGGTTCCCTGCGCTACTACTCGCAGAGGCTCGATGAGCTGGGGGCGCGGCTGGGCAAGACGCTGCCCCCCCGGCTGCCGCTGCTGCATCAGCGCACCGGCCAGTTGAGGCGTTCGCTGTCGCGCGAGATGAGACATCTCACAAGGGCCCGCCACACCCGCCTGTCGAGCCTGCAGTCCCAGCTCAACGCCTTCTCTCCCCAGGCCGTGCTGGAGCGGGGATACGCTATCGTCCAGCGGCCCGACCACAAGGTGGTGCGCGCTCCCCAGGACGCGCCGCCGGGAGAACGGCTGCACATCCGGGTGGCGCGGGGGCGTTTCCTTGCGGAAAGGATCGAAGACGATGAAGTATAA
- a CDS encoding exodeoxyribonuclease VII small subunit: MKYKQFEEALGRLEEIVGELEKGEASLEESLKLFEEGIKISQFCGEKLDEAERKVEILLRKGGKDVEEPFDAPEEEDS; the protein is encoded by the coding sequence ATGAAGTATAAGCAGTTTGAAGAGGCTCTGGGCCGCCTCGAGGAGATCGTCGGCGAACTGGAAAAAGGAGAGGCCTCGCTGGAGGAGTCCTTGAAGCTTTTCGAAGAAGGCATCAAGATCTCCCAGTTCTGCGGCGAGAAGCTGGATGAAGCCGAGCGCAAGGTGGAAATCCTGCTGCGCAAGGGAGGCAAGGACGTGGAAGAGCCTTTCGATGCGCCCGAAGAGGAGGATTCGTGA